ATCTGGGGGAAGGAATTGAATTTAAATGAATGCTGACATAAAAATCAGAATTAGAAGTATTGATCATTTCAAGCCGTTTCTTCAGGTCTTCTACTTTCCTCCGGCTGTAACCCCTGGTTCCCTCTGGTGCAAGGTCTCTGTCTTCCTCCCTCGTCATCAGCACAAGCGCTCCCTGCTCCTGAAGGTAATCCCTTACTTTTAATGATACATCCAATGCGATATCCTTCTCGAGTGCACCTTCATCGCCTGCCCCGCCATCCGGACCGCCATGGCCGGGATCAAGCAAGATAATCTTTCCTGTTAAAGGAAGATTCCACGATTCCCAGGAATCATCATCCGTAAAGTCATATTGCAAAATTAGAAAAAGGACGATAAGCCCGATCGCAAACCCGCCTATTTTTAATTTTTTCTTCATATGTCCCAATCAGTCCCCCTGCTTATCCTCATTTCAATATATGGGACAAGATGGAGATCTAGAACTTTGATCAGGACACCCCTTTTTACATTGTACTTTTCAGTGGAGACGCAATTTATGCCTTCTCTCCCCTTTATTGAATCCTTCCGACCACCAGCTGCTTACATATTGCTCACACATATAATAAAGGGATTCGCTCATTACCGCTTCCGAACCATGACCCCAATAAAGGAAAAAGTTATATAGTGTGTCCACTAAATGCTTATACTCTTTTTCACATCTATGGCGGACCTGATCCAGCGATTCGCCATAGAGCCCAAAACGGCTGTAGTTGGCCCCCAGCAAATAGGCTTCAATCGCAACATCAAAGCATGCCTCCTCAATTCCGGCATTCATCATCAGACCGGAGACAAATCTGGAAGAACCAAAAAATTGCTGTACCTTCTCTTTTAAAGCTTTTATCGAAATTTCCCGAAGGACGGATTTTTCATATTTGATCTGCTTTTCTCTTTTTTCTCTTTAAACGTTGTTATGACAGTCACTGCTTTCTCACCCCTTGAGGATAGTCTTTATCTGCAGAGGGAGAGAAATGCAAAAAGCAACCGCGAATCGGCTGCCAATTTTTTATCAGAAAAGCGAAAGGAGCCCGCTTAAAGGAACCCCTATTAAAATCGCCTCTTCCTATAGTCAGACAAGTATCTAATACAGGAATAAATTCTTATTTTTTACGCAAAGCACCAGCCGGAGCTGATGCTTTTAAATACGCTTTTTATCGGATCTGTCCATTTCCGGACATGAGATATTTTCGGGTTGTTAATGCCGGCAGTCCCATTGGGCCTCTCGCATGGAGCTTCTGTGTGGATATGCCGATTTCAGCACCGAAGCCAAGAGCCCCTCCATCCGTGAATCTGGTCGAGGCATTATGGTACAATGCTGCAGCATCTGTCAGCTGCATGAATCTTTTGGCTGTTTCACCATTTTCCGTAATGATCGCCTCAGAATGCTTTGTTCCATATCGGTCAATATGATCAATGGCCTGTTCAAGGCTATCAACGGTTTTTACCGCCAAATCCAGGCTTAAATATTCATTTGCCCAATCGCTCTCGCCCGCTGGCACAACATTAGGCAAAGCTTTTGCCGCAGCCTTATCTCCATGTACTGTTATACCGTGCTTTTTCAGAGCTTCTGCAAGCAAATCTTTATGCTGGTTAAGCCATGCTTCATGTACAATCAGCGTTTCTGCTGCGTTGCAGACAGCCGGACGGTCTGTTTTGGCATTAACCAGGATATTGATTGCTTTTTCAGGATTCGCTTCCTTATCTACATAGATATGGCAGTTTCCCACCCCTGTTTCAAGAACAGGCACTGTTGCATTCTCAACCACTGCCTTAATAAGGGATGCGCCGCCTCTTGGAATTAAGACATCAATATGCTCTTTCATTGTAAACAGCTGCATTGCCGCTTCTCTGTCTGCTGTGGCAATAAATTGAACAGCCTCTTTAGGTATTTTCGTTTTTTCAAGAGCACCATGAATGATCTCCACTATAGCCTGATTCGAATTAAGGGCTGATGATCCGCCTTTTAGGACAATGGCATTTCCTGACTTTAAAGCCAGACCTGCTGCATCTGCTGTTACATTGGGTCTTGCTTCATAAATCATGCCGATGACACCCAGCGGAACCCGGACCTCTTCAACCTTCAGCCCATTATCCAAAGTCCATCCAGACATGACGTCTCCAACCGGATCGGGAAGTTCAGCTACCTGGCGAAGGCCAGCTGCAAATTCAAAAACCCGCTCTTTAGTCAATGACAGCCGGTCCATATATGCCTCTTCAAATCCATTTTCCTTGCCGTTTTTTAAATCGGCCATATTGGCTGCAAGAATTGA
This window of the Cytobacillus pseudoceanisediminis genome carries:
- the cwlD gene encoding N-acetylmuramoyl-L-alanine amidase CwlD, with the protein product MKKKLKIGGFAIGLIVLFLILQYDFTDDDSWESWNLPLTGKIILLDPGHGGPDGGAGDEGALEKDIALDVSLKVRDYLQEQGALVLMTREEDRDLAPEGTRGYSRRKVEDLKKRLEMINTSNSDFYVSIHLNSIPSPRWSGAQTFYAPAIKENAKAAKFIQDELRRNLENTKRNSKPLNNVFILKYAKKPGVLVEVGFLSNPGERANLKTDEYQDKIAASIYNGIMRYYTNEKELTETWE
- a CDS encoding glutamate-5-semialdehyde dehydrogenase; protein product: MTTASAVKTNNVEEQAKKARKAAKTLSILTTEEKNEALHTVADDLETGYESILAANMADLKNGKENGFEEAYMDRLSLTKERVFEFAAGLRQVAELPDPVGDVMSGWTLDNGLKVEEVRVPLGVIGMIYEARPNVTADAAGLALKSGNAIVLKGGSSALNSNQAIVEIIHGALEKTKIPKEAVQFIATADREAAMQLFTMKEHIDVLIPRGGASLIKAVVENATVPVLETGVGNCHIYVDKEANPEKAINILVNAKTDRPAVCNAAETLIVHEAWLNQHKDLLAEALKKHGITVHGDKAAAKALPNVVPAGESDWANEYLSLDLAVKTVDSLEQAIDHIDRYGTKHSEAIITENGETAKRFMQLTDAAALYHNASTRFTDGGALGFGAEIGISTQKLHARGPMGLPALTTRKYLMSGNGQIR